The candidate division KSB1 bacterium genome contains the following window.
TGCCAATTTAATCGAAAGCGCTGTTTTACCGATTCCGGTCGGACCGACAATAAAGAGTACTCTGCTTTGCTTCAATTACGGGTGTTTTTGAGATATTTCAAATACTCGCTATTCGTGCTCAAAATGAGCGTGGTATTTGAATTCATCGTTTTCTTGTAAGACTCTAAAGTCTCTATAAATGAATAGAACTCCGGATCTCGGCCAAAAGAGTTCGCATAAATTCTCGTAGCCTCGGCGTCCCCCCGGCCCTTGATCTTCTGGGCTTCGCGATAGGCCTCAGAACTAATCCTCTGATACTCCTTTTGTCGCTCACCATCGATTTCAGCTTTGCGGCCTTGTCCCTCTGAGCGGGATTTTTCAGCGATTCGCTTCCTTTCTGAAATCATCCGTTCATAAACTTTTTCCCGAACTTCTTCAATGTAATTAATCCTCTTAATCCGAACATCCAGCAGCTCGATGCCGAATTCCGGCATCGCCTCCGCGGCCTTTGCCAAAATCTCTCTGGTAATCTGCTCGCGGCCTTTTTTAATTTCAAGGACGATTCTTTGTGTCCCGATCCTTCCTTGTTCTTCAATCGTAGTCTGCATCTCACGATTGGTATTTCGAACAGCTTCCAGGAGCAGGTTTTCGGAAATAAAGTTTCTTGTGGCGCTCTCGATGATATCGTCCAGGCGGCTCTGGGCGGAGAGCTCATCGCCTTTAACCGATTGCAGAAATTTCAGGGGGTCTACAATTCGCCAGCGGCCAAATGTGTCAACATGAATATATTTCTTGTCGGAGGTTGGAATTTGATTCTCATCGCCATCCCATTCAAGAACGCGTTTGTCAAATTTTCTCACCTCCTGAATGAAGGGTATTTTAAAGTTTAGCCCGGCCGTCGTGATCGGTTCACCAATTGGCCTTCCAAATTGCAGAACGATCACCTGCTCCGTTTCATCAACAACAAAAAGTGAGCCCATTAAAAACACCAGGGCTAAAACACCAAGTACACCTCCGTAAATAATTTTCTTGTTCATTTCGACGCCACCTCCTTTTTCCCTAATTGCAGCAATGGAATGAGACCTTGCTGCTCTTCATCAACCACGTAAATGTTTTCTATATTAGGTAGAACTTCCAGCATCGTTTCGAGATAAAGCCGCCGCCGGGTAACATCCTTGGCTTTGCTATATTCCCGCCAGACCGACAAAAACTTTTCCGCATCGCCCTTCGCTCTGTTAACGCGATTAAGTGCATATCCTTCAGCTTCACTAATCGCCTGCTTGGCTTGACCTTCCGCTTGCGGGATAATCTTGTTGTAAGCCTCTAAGGCCTGGTTGATGATGCGTTCCTTTTCCTGTTTCGCTTCATTCACTTCGTTAAAGGCCGGCTGTACCGGCTCGGGCGGGTTGACATCCTGCAGCTTGATGGTCACGACCTTGAGTCCGGTTTCGTATTCATTCAAAACATTTTGCGTTAGCTGCTGCGCCTCATCTTCAATCTCCTGGCGGCCTAACACAATGACTTCATCAACGCTGCGATCGCCGACAACCTGCCGCATCACAGACTCAGAAACATCACGCAAAGTCTCCTCAACGTTCCTGACATTAAAGAGATATTTTACCGGGTCCTGAATGCGGTATTGCACAATCCACTCGACTAAAGCCGAATTCAAGTCGCCAGTGAGCATCAGGGATTCGTCATTAAAGGTGCCTCTTGAGAATTGTGAGCGCACCCCGGCCTGAACCGTACGAAAGCCGAATTCTTCCTTGTAAACAAGCCGCACCCTAACTTTCTTCACTGTTTCGACACCAAATGGAATCTTAAAATGCAGCCCGGGCGATGTCGTGCGAACGTAAGCGCCCACGCGTTGAATGACCCCTACTTCGTCGGCATCGACGGTGTAAAAAGAGGTGAATACAAAGATTAATGCTAAAAAGGCGATTACACCTATAAATACCATTTTTTTTGGCACCTCAGGTAATTCGATGATCTCACCGCCTACATTGATTGTTTTTCGTGCCATCATTTCCTCCTATATTAAATATGAATTTCTTTCATTCGAAAACATATTAGTCAAATTGAATGAAATGCGCAAGCTTTTAATAAGCCCGCTTAAAGATTAAAGAGATGACTACTTAAACCCTTTTGCTCGGGTTTTATTCATTTTTCTAATTTGACTGAATTGATTGGAAAGAGGGACAAAATTTCTTTAAAAAAAATGTAGAGTTTCATGCAAAGGCTTTTTATATTCAACAAAAATTATTGACAAATTTTGGCCGATTGCAAAGACTGTCAGCAAGTCATTCAGATATTTCTGACCTACGATTTTTTGAAAATTGCCTTATGAAATTAAACATTAGAAAATATGGGGCAGACGGACCCGCGGTCGTTATTTTACATGGATTGCTTGGGTCATCTCAAAACTGGCACAGCGCCGCCACGAAACTAAGCAAGCAGTTTCAGATCCTGGTACCCGATCAAAGGAACCACGGCGACTCACCACATGGAACCCATACTATTGAACGATTGAGTGAGGACGTCTTAAATCTGCTGAATCAACAAAACATCGATAAAACATTCTTAATCGGCCACTCCATGGGTGGGGTAGCTGCGATGTCCTTTGCGTTTAAAAAACCGCAACGCCTCGAAGGACTCATCGTTGTGGATATCGCACCGGTTGCGCAGCTGGAACGAATGAACTGGATTTTTGAAGCTTTGGCAGCAGTTGATTTATCGGCGGTCAAGCGAAGACGGCACGCGGAAAAACAATTGGCAGAAAATATTCAAAGTCCGCTTGTCCGGCAATTCTTGCTGCAGAACCTGAAAAGGCAGGAAGATGGAACGTATGCCTGGCGCTGCAATTTGCCGGAGCTGCATGATTTTATCTGGAAGGATGGCCGGTTTGACTTAAAGGAAAGTGACAAATATGAAGGTCCCACTTTGTTTATCGGCGGTGGACGTTCGGAACATCGAATTGCGGAAAAAGAAGAACTGATTGCCAGGCATTTTCCAGATTACCAGCTCACGATGATTCCGAATGCCGGACACTGGGTCCATTTTGAGGCCACTGAAGAGTTTATCACCATCGTGACAGACTTCATTTTCAGTAAACTTAATACGTGATATTACAATCGATACCATTTGTCGTCGACGGCTTTGTACCTGCTCATACCCTATCTTGCTCTTAAGGTCTAACTTACTCCATGTCTCTCTCCCGCGGCATCCCCAACTCACAGCGGTCTGACCTGCTCCGGCCGCAGACCTTTTTCACCAATCTCAAGAAACGCATCTGCCATTCGCTCGCTCTCGGCGATAACGGTTCGCCAATAAGAGATGCGCTCGTCGTCTCTGCCGGCAAAGCGTTTGAAATCTCCTCGATCCGGTATTTTCCCGAACGGCAACGTCTTCACAAAAGCAGGTGAGGGCGCAACCAGCAGCACATTTTGCATGTTGGCGGGTGCAGGTTTACGCCAGGGCAGGCTCTTGTCGAACCAGCCCGGAATCAGCCGGTCTGTGTAATGCGGAAACAAAACGATACCATCATCCACGGCAAACGGAATGTCCAGATGATAGTCGACAATACCGCCATCTCGATAAACTCCCGGCGGCGCCCCCGGAATGTCGCACACGCCCGACATCACCAGTGGGATTGACCCGGACGCGAGGATGGCCGGCTTCAGGTTGCCGGCAGTGAGAGGCACGGCTCTCGACTGAAATCCGTTTGTTTCGACAAGCGGGACCAGCGTTTGATTATAAAACAGGGTTTGTTCATAGAACAAACTCAGGCACTTGCGACTGAGCAGATTGCCGATGGCGGAGGCCACAAGGCCAGAGCTCAGAGCGATGCTGTTTTCAAACGCCACTGCCGGTTTGCACCGCACGGCAAATAGATTCAGGCGCAAAAAAGGATGACTCAAGACTTCTTCAACCGTGGTTTCGTCGAGAAAACAATCAAGAATTTTGAGGCTCCCGGCTGTGACTTCTGCCGCAGATGGGCTGGCTGAATAAGTTTGCTGAACATACGCCTCCTGAAACTTGTTCAGGGCACTAACGGGATCTTTTTGAGCCCCACAGGCAAACCGCCAGGCCGCGATGGAGGACCCGATGAGAACAAGCGGCTCGGCGGCAGGTAGCAGCCACTGCGAAAAAAGCAGCCTGTCGAGCTGCCCAAGCACGAGCCACTTGGGGCCGCCGGCTGCTCCGGCAATGACTTTGACTTTCTCCGGCCCGAAGCCGTCGCGCTTGATGATTTCGAGGGCATTTGAACCGGCATAGAATGTTAGCGGAAATGGGTCTGTGCTCGTCACAATGATGCGGCCTCCTCTGCAACTGTCGCTTTACTTTTTGTTAGTTGTACTTTTTTAATTTTTTTTCAAATGATCTCACTTTGGGAGGTTTTTTCCCTTTTCCTTGCTCAATACTGTGTCCTTCTGATTCAAGTAAAGCTATCTGTCTTTCGGCACCACCGGGATATTTTATATTAATTGCCCCATCAGGTTTTAATACTCTCCAATAGGGTGTTACATTGTCCTCCTTGACTGGTCTTTCTTCTTCCGCAGCTAAAGCAATGAATTTTAAGTAGACTCCTGTCGGGATTGCAGCAGTTACTTGTACTTTTTTCTCTTTAGCCAATGTCTGCCTGAGAATGTCGTTGGTCAACAATTCACCTTTTTGGGTTTTGTTTATGAGTCGTTCAATATCCAATGCATTTGGAATCAGTATTTTTCCTTTACCTAATTTTTTTTCCCAATCAGGCGTAATCTCATGAATCTTTTCTTCTATTTCATTTACTTTTTCCCGCCAGGTTTTCTTTTTGGCCATAAGCTTCCTTTTGGTTATATGTTGATTTGAGTGGGTAACCAGTACTTGACTAAGATATTTTTTAGCCACGGATTCACCCCATTAGATAAAGATATCAGCTTGCCGGAAAACATCAAAGACTCTCATCTAACGGGGTGAACACTGATGAAACACTGATTCTGTTTAATAAATGAAACGCTTGAATTCTACTTTCTTTTTCCGAAATCGATGAGTAATCCTACTTTTATTTCTGTTGCTTTTATTTCATTGAGTAACTGTGCTTCATCTTTTGGATACTATTGCTTTGCGACTTTAAGTTCCACGATAACTTTCCAGCCACAATCCCGACCCGTCGGGACTCGTATTCACCTACAATCGCACTTTAAACTCCACTTTTATAGGATGTTCTATTTCAGCAGAATGACCACGACGTAATAATTCAACCTGTAATGCTTTCTGATAGAC
Protein-coding sequences here:
- a CDS encoding GxxExxY protein, whose translation is MHNILGYGFLEKVYQKALQVELLRRGHSAEIEHPIKVEFKVRL
- a CDS encoding MGMT family protein, translated to MAKKKTWREKVNEIEEKIHEITPDWEKKLGKGKILIPNALDIERLINKTQKGELLTNDILRQTLAKEKKVQVTAAIPTGVYLKFIALAAEEERPVKEDNVTPYWRVLKPDGAINIKYPGGAERQIALLESEGHSIEQGKGKKPPKVRSFEKKLKKYN
- a CDS encoding patatin-like phospholipase family protein produces the protein MTSTDPFPLTFYAGSNALEIIKRDGFGPEKVKVIAGAAGGPKWLVLGQLDRLLFSQWLLPAAEPLVLIGSSIAAWRFACGAQKDPVSALNKFQEAYVQQTYSASPSAAEVTAGSLKILDCFLDETTVEEVLSHPFLRLNLFAVRCKPAVAFENSIALSSGLVASAIGNLLSRKCLSLFYEQTLFYNQTLVPLVETNGFQSRAVPLTAGNLKPAILASGSIPLVMSGVCDIPGAPPGVYRDGGIVDYHLDIPFAVDDGIVLFPHYTDRLIPGWFDKSLPWRKPAPANMQNVLLVAPSPAFVKTLPFGKIPDRGDFKRFAGRDDERISYWRTVIAESERMADAFLEIGEKGLRPEQVRPL
- the hflC gene encoding protease modulator HflC; translation: MNKKIIYGGVLGVLALVFLMGSLFVVDETEQVIVLQFGRPIGEPITTAGLNFKIPFIQEVRKFDKRVLEWDGDENQIPTSDKKYIHVDTFGRWRIVDPLKFLQSVKGDELSAQSRLDDIIESATRNFISENLLLEAVRNTNREMQTTIEEQGRIGTQRIVLEIKKGREQITREILAKAAEAMPEFGIELLDVRIKRINYIEEVREKVYERMISERKRIAEKSRSEGQGRKAEIDGERQKEYQRISSEAYREAQKIKGRGDAEATRIYANSFGRDPEFYSFIETLESYKKTMNSNTTLILSTNSEYLKYLKNTRN
- a CDS encoding alpha/beta fold hydrolase → MKLNIRKYGADGPAVVILHGLLGSSQNWHSAATKLSKQFQILVPDQRNHGDSPHGTHTIERLSEDVLNLLNQQNIDKTFLIGHSMGGVAAMSFAFKKPQRLEGLIVVDIAPVAQLERMNWIFEALAAVDLSAVKRRRHAEKQLAENIQSPLVRQFLLQNLKRQEDGTYAWRCNLPELHDFIWKDGRFDLKESDKYEGPTLFIGGGRSEHRIAEKEELIARHFPDYQLTMIPNAGHWVHFEATEEFITIVTDFIFSKLNT
- the hflK gene encoding FtsH protease activity modulator HflK — its product is MARKTINVGGEIIELPEVPKKMVFIGVIAFLALIFVFTSFYTVDADEVGVIQRVGAYVRTTSPGLHFKIPFGVETVKKVRVRLVYKEEFGFRTVQAGVRSQFSRGTFNDESLMLTGDLNSALVEWIVQYRIQDPVKYLFNVRNVEETLRDVSESVMRQVVGDRSVDEVIVLGRQEIEDEAQQLTQNVLNEYETGLKVVTIKLQDVNPPEPVQPAFNEVNEAKQEKERIINQALEAYNKIIPQAEGQAKQAISEAEGYALNRVNRAKGDAEKFLSVWREYSKAKDVTRRRLYLETMLEVLPNIENIYVVDEEQQGLIPLLQLGKKEVASK